In one Angustibacter luteus genomic region, the following are encoded:
- a CDS encoding YlxR family protein encodes MGCRQPGERSVLLRFAVAEVDGQQTVVHDPARTLPGRGAWLHPDEDCWQLALRRSAFGRALRSPARLDQVGISEVIAALSPEHD; translated from the coding sequence GTGGGTTGCCGACAGCCGGGTGAGCGGTCTGTCCTCCTGCGGTTCGCCGTGGCCGAGGTCGACGGCCAGCAGACCGTCGTCCACGACCCCGCCCGGACCCTGCCGGGGCGCGGCGCCTGGCTGCACCCGGACGAGGACTGCTGGCAGCTGGCCCTTCGCCGTTCGGCGTTCGGTCGGGCGCTGCGGTCCCCGGCGAGGCTCGACCAGGTGGGAATCAGCGAGGTCATCGCCGCGCTGAGCCCTGAGCACGACTGA